A single region of the Deferribacterota bacterium genome encodes:
- a CDS encoding valine--tRNA ligase, whose protein sequence is MKELPTKINPKEYEEEIYKKWLKNNYFETNPNTNKTPYSIVIPPPNITGSLHMGHALNVTLQDILIRFHKLNGYETLWIPGMDHAGIATQNVVERKLLEKSIKKEDIGREKFIEEVWRWKEESGGTILNQLKRLGVACDWSKERFTMDEGLSKAVRIVFVHLFKEGLIYRSNYMVNWCPRCLTAISDLEVEYHEIKGKLYYIKYKLANNNNYLVIATTRPETILGDTAIAVNPKDERYKAYVGDYAVVPIIKRKIPIIADERVDKDFGTGALKITPAHDPVDFEIGKTHSLKEINIFDKEGYINENGGEFKSLYRTEARKKIVEKLKKENLIAKITDYEHNVGHCYRCRTQIEPRISLQWFVKMKPLAEEAVNAVKKGQIKIIPNNWEKTYFEWMYNIKDWCISRQIWWGHRIPVWYCKNCNKINVEVEKPTKCTYCGSNTLEQDLDVLDTWFSSALWPFSTMGWPENTPIFKKFYPTNCLVTGFDILFFWVARMIMMGLKFTKKVPFRNVYIHALVRDIEGNKMSKSRGNVIDPLTVIEKYSSDALRFTLTALAAQGRDIKLSEERIEGYRNFMNKIWNASRFVLMNKNIENKDIKDLINSIEIEDKWIISIFSKTAKKFSDYIKKYEFDLAAMTIYNFFWHTYCDWYIEITKYRIYKNIKKTEALTVATFILEKSLILLHPIMPFITEYIYNLLGTKESIFKENYPENIQTFDKEEEYTNKIFEIITMIRNIRGEYNIKPSIKLDAYIKYYNDKYNNIVNDKINIIKELAKVDNIYITNKDEKNAATSVSPDFQIFIPLKGVINIDMELKRLTKEKDKILKDYNLYGNKLKNKKYLENAPSAVIEKDKAKFNELNTKLERLNKTIEKLSLFINK, encoded by the coding sequence TAAAAATAACTATTTTGAAACTAATCCAAATACTAACAAAACCCCCTACAGCATTGTAATACCACCCCCTAATATAACAGGTTCCCTTCATATGGGTCATGCCCTTAATGTGACGTTACAAGATATTTTAATTAGATTTCATAAATTAAATGGATATGAAACACTCTGGATCCCAGGGATGGACCATGCAGGAATTGCCACACAAAATGTTGTTGAGAGAAAATTATTAGAAAAAAGTATAAAAAAAGAGGATATAGGCAGAGAAAAATTTATTGAAGAAGTATGGAGATGGAAAGAAGAATCTGGTGGTACTATTTTAAATCAATTAAAACGTCTAGGGGTAGCATGTGATTGGAGCAAAGAGCGCTTTACTATGGACGAAGGATTGTCTAAAGCTGTTCGAATAGTATTTGTTCACCTTTTCAAAGAAGGCTTAATATATAGATCTAACTATATGGTTAATTGGTGTCCAAGGTGTTTAACAGCTATCTCAGATCTAGAGGTAGAATATCATGAAATAAAAGGAAAACTTTATTATATTAAATATAAACTAGCCAACAATAATAATTATTTAGTTATTGCAACAACTAGACCAGAAACAATACTAGGTGATACAGCTATCGCAGTAAATCCTAAAGATGAAAGATATAAAGCATATGTTGGGGATTATGCAGTAGTTCCAATAATAAAAAGAAAAATTCCCATAATTGCAGATGAACGGGTTGATAAAGATTTTGGAACAGGGGCGCTAAAAATAACACCTGCCCACGATCCGGTTGATTTTGAAATTGGAAAAACCCATAGTTTAAAGGAAATAAACATATTTGATAAAGAGGGATACATTAACGAAAACGGTGGAGAGTTTAAATCACTATACAGAACTGAGGCAAGAAAAAAAATTGTTGAGAAACTAAAAAAGGAAAATCTAATTGCTAAAATAACAGATTATGAACACAATGTGGGACATTGTTATAGATGTAGAACTCAGATTGAGCCACGAATTTCTCTGCAATGGTTTGTTAAAATGAAACCGTTAGCTGAAGAAGCAGTAAACGCCGTAAAAAAAGGCCAAATAAAAATAATTCCAAATAACTGGGAAAAAACATATTTTGAGTGGATGTATAATATAAAGGATTGGTGCATTTCAAGGCAAATATGGTGGGGCCATAGAATACCAGTGTGGTATTGTAAAAATTGTAATAAAATAAATGTAGAGGTTGAAAAGCCAACAAAATGCACATATTGTGGCTCAAATACTCTAGAACAAGATCTAGATGTTCTAGATACATGGTTTTCCTCTGCACTATGGCCTTTCTCAACTATGGGATGGCCAGAAAATACTCCTATATTTAAGAAGTTTTATCCTACAAACTGCCTTGTCACAGGATTTGATATACTCTTTTTTTGGGTTGCACGCATGATTATGATGGGATTAAAATTTACAAAAAAAGTACCCTTTCGTAATGTCTATATACACGCATTAGTTAGAGATATTGAAGGAAATAAGATGAGTAAATCTAGAGGAAATGTGATAGATCCATTAACAGTTATAGAGAAATATTCTTCAGATGCTTTAAGATTTACACTAACTGCTTTAGCAGCACAAGGCAGAGACATAAAATTATCTGAGGAACGCATAGAAGGCTACAGAAATTTTATGAATAAAATTTGGAATGCATCAAGATTTGTTCTGATGAATAAAAATATAGAGAATAAAGATATAAAGGATCTTATTAATTCTATAGAAATTGAGGATAAATGGATTATTTCTATCTTCTCTAAAACGGCAAAAAAATTCAGTGATTATATCAAAAAATATGAATTCGATTTGGCGGCTATGACTATTTATAATTTCTTCTGGCATACATATTGCGACTGGTATATTGAAATAACAAAATATAGAATCTATAAGAATATTAAAAAAACTGAAGCCTTAACTGTCGCAACCTTCATATTAGAAAAATCTTTAATTTTGCTACATCCAATAATGCCATTTATTACTGAATATATTTACAATTTATTAGGGACAAAAGAGAGCATATTTAAAGAAAACTACCCTGAGAACATCCAAACTTTTGACAAGGAAGAGGAATACACCAATAAAATATTTGAAATAATTACAATGATAAGAAATATTAGAGGGGAATATAATATTAAACCTTCAATTAAGCTAGATGCATATATTAAATATTACAATGATAAATATAATAATATAGTTAATGACAAAATAAACATTATTAAAGAATTAGCAAAAGTAGATAATATTTATATTACAAATAAAGATGAAAAAAATGCAGCAACCTCAGTCTCTCCAGATTTCCAAATATTTATACCATTAAAAGGAGTTATCAATATTGATATGGAATTAAAAAGGCTAACTAAAGAAAAAGATAAGATTTTAAAAGACTACAACCTTTATGGGAATAAATTAAAAAATAAAAAATATCTTGAAAATGCTCCAAGTGCAGTAATAGAAAAGGATAAAGCTAAGTTTAATGAGTTAAACACAAAATTAGAAAGATTAAATAAAACAATTGAAAAATTATCCCTATTTATAAATAAATAA